Part of the Nicotiana sylvestris chromosome 5, ASM39365v2, whole genome shotgun sequence genome is shown below.
GTGAAGTGGTAGAGCGATTCATTGACCTTGGCAATGTTAGTGGTACATCAGCATGTTTATTAAAGGAAGTAATATATTCTTTGCTTTCGGATCACTCACTGAATACACCCAAAATACGTGTACAAAGTTATGATGGAACTAGTACTATGAAGGGAAAGATAAATGGTCTCAAGACTTTAATTGTAACAGATTGCACATCGACATATTACATTCATTGCTTCACGCATCAATTAAAATTAACACTTGTAGCTATTGTTAAAAAGCATTTGGATGTTGAAGAATTTTTTGATCATGTTACTAATATGTTGAATGCTGTTGGAGGATCTTTCAAGCGGAGAGATTTGCTTCGTCATCATCAAACTGAAGAGTGGAGCAATTACTTGAGTCCGGTGAAGTTGATACTGTACAAGGATTAAATCAAGAACGTGGACTACAAAAATCAAGTAATAGTCGTTGGGGATCACATTTCAAAATATTGAATAACTTTATTGTTCTTTTCTCTTCTATTGTTGGTGTGGTTAAAGTGATTGAGTATGAATGGTTCTACTTCacaggaaagaaatcaagtagagtATCTTTTTATAACATTCAAATTTATTTTTGTGCTTCACTTTATAGTGAAAGTATTGGCCATGTCAAATAAATTAAGCAagattttacaaaaacaaaagatCAAGATTTTATGTATGTCGTGGTATTTCTTGACATTACAAATAAAATGTTGCAAGATATGAAGAAAAATGGATGGGAATCTCTATTGGATGATGTTTTCTCATTTTATGATAGACATGATATTTTGATTCTGAATATGGATGAGTCTTGCTTTCTTGGAAAGTCGAAGAGAAAGTCTAATGTTTGTTACTCACATCACTCGCATGTtgaaatcttttctgatgtgatAGATGTGCAACTTCAAAAGCTTAATGAACGTTTTAATATAGTGAGTAGTGATTTGCTTCTTGGGATGGCTAGCTTAAATCCGGTTAATTCCTTTGCTAATTTTGATAAGGATAAAATAATGACATTGACGAAGTGTTGTCCAAATGAGTTTGATAAATTGCATCCTTGGAATTTGAGTTATCAACttatgatgacccgataggttattttgaattttaacctTTATTTTCGTATTCCGAGATTCCGATTAGCTTTGTTTAGTATTTAtcaatttgtgtgcacagtctgTGTCTTATTCCAAAAAGTTTtatatgaaaaattaaagaaaatatgattttttgtaaataatttgagttgactacggtcaataATTTGGGTTGACTACGGTCAAATGGACTCGGATTGGTATTTTGCAATTCTGGTAGGTCTGTATCGTAATTTTaaacttaggcgtatgcccaaaattgaattcggaagtccctaaaTTGTTTTGACGtaatttgttgaaaactagtaatttgaaggtttaaagATTTCTAAAGTTCGACCGGAGGGTGACTTTATAGCTACTGGATTCAAGATTTCGATTTTTAATACTTGGTATAGGTTCATTTTACTAATTAagacttgtctacaaaatttagtgcaaaacggagttgatttgatatgattcggacGCTCGGTTgtgaatttgaaagtttttaagtttctttaaaaatttcatgcattttggtgtctgattcgtagttctaggtgttatttgtttgatcgcacgagcgagttcgtatgatattattACACTTAAGTGCATATTTagtttggagcccgaggggctcgggtgagtttcggataggctatggatcatttttggacttaagaaATCCACTGGTTTTGCTATTGATGGTGTCTgagatttgtgcttcgcgatcacaAAGGGGAAACTGGGATAGGGTCGGAACTCCTTCATCGTGAATGTGATGGCTTGGTCGCAAACGCAACCAGCCTCTTGCGAACGCATAGGGTTATGGGGCCTGGGAAGGGAGCATGATAGTTACTCTTCGCGAAAGCGATCATTGGACCGCGAGAGAAGGTGGGAGTAAGCCTTCGCAAACGTGAAGAgtggctcgcgaacgcgaagtccTTTGGCCACTTCTACTTCGCGATCACGTCAAGACCTTTGAGA
Proteins encoded:
- the LOC138869280 gene encoding uncharacterized protein; this encodes MLQDMKKNGWESLLDDVFSFYDRHDILILNMDESCFLGKSKRKSNVCYSHHSHVEIFSDVIDVQLQKLNERFNIVSSDLLLGMASLNPVNSFANFDKDKIMTLTKCCPNEFDKLHPWNLSYQLMMTR